In Hamadaea flava, a genomic segment contains:
- a CDS encoding family 43 glycosylhydrolase: protein MRSPRRLSLLAVPLMVLASLGFPTPAQAIVTFSSTAVNQNGGNCVDLPNGSATNGVQLLQYGCNSGTNQTFTFTPVSGSTDLYTINTLNAGKCVDVYGASTADNATIIQWSCHGGTNQQWRLTAVTVSGTDKTFNVVSASSGKCIVPNGGSSASNTGLVQLPCSTATSRVWRLPGFNGGTTPTPGTFTNPLKAQGPDPWLTYYNGYYYLATTTWNRTITMRKATTLRGLASATDQVIFNLTNPNGAGTMWAPEFHLLNGPNGQRWYLYYVAGVEPYNLGTQRIHVLESSGLDPMGPYAFKADLLDPTSDNTWELDPSILQLNGNLYLLGTYYNGSQPMFIRQLSNPWTAAGTRRLLSTPTYSWETVGGAVNEGAEVIQHGGKTFIVYSASHCSTPDYKLGLLTWNGGDPLNSSSWVKSANPIFTRNNAAGVYGPGHNGFFKSPDGTEDWIVYHATTSSAGNCDLNRSTRAQKISWNADGTPNFGTPVGLGVSLTAPSGEPTS, encoded by the coding sequence ATGCGAAGTCCCCGCCGCCTGTCCCTGCTCGCCGTACCGCTGATGGTGCTGGCGAGTCTCGGATTCCCGACGCCCGCCCAGGCGATCGTCACGTTCAGCAGCACCGCCGTGAATCAGAACGGCGGCAACTGCGTGGACCTGCCCAACGGCTCCGCCACCAACGGAGTGCAGCTGCTGCAGTACGGCTGCAACTCCGGCACGAACCAGACCTTCACGTTCACCCCGGTGTCCGGCTCCACGGATCTCTACACCATCAACACCCTCAACGCCGGCAAGTGCGTCGACGTCTACGGGGCCTCCACCGCCGACAACGCCACCATCATCCAGTGGAGCTGCCACGGCGGTACCAATCAGCAGTGGCGGCTGACCGCCGTGACCGTCAGCGGCACCGACAAGACGTTCAACGTCGTCTCGGCCAGCTCCGGCAAGTGCATCGTCCCGAACGGCGGCTCCTCCGCGTCGAACACCGGACTGGTGCAGCTGCCGTGTAGCACCGCCACCAGCCGGGTCTGGCGACTGCCCGGATTCAACGGCGGCACCACGCCGACACCGGGCACGTTCACGAATCCGCTGAAGGCGCAGGGCCCGGACCCTTGGCTGACCTATTACAACGGCTACTACTACCTGGCCACGACCACGTGGAACCGCACCATCACGATGCGCAAGGCGACCACGCTGCGCGGCCTGGCCAGCGCGACCGACCAGGTGATCTTCAACCTGACCAACCCCAACGGCGCGGGCACCATGTGGGCGCCGGAGTTCCATCTGCTCAACGGCCCGAACGGGCAGCGCTGGTACCTGTATTACGTCGCCGGAGTAGAGCCCTACAACCTCGGCACCCAGCGCATCCACGTCTTGGAGAGCTCCGGCCTCGACCCGATGGGCCCGTACGCCTTCAAGGCCGACCTGCTCGACCCGACCTCGGACAACACCTGGGAGCTGGACCCGAGCATCCTGCAGCTCAACGGCAACCTCTACCTGCTGGGCACCTACTACAACGGTTCCCAGCCGATGTTCATCCGCCAGCTGAGCAACCCGTGGACCGCGGCCGGAACACGGCGACTGCTGTCCACACCCACCTACAGCTGGGAGACGGTCGGCGGCGCGGTCAACGAAGGCGCCGAAGTCATCCAGCACGGCGGCAAGACGTTCATCGTCTACTCCGCGAGCCACTGCTCCACCCCGGACTACAAACTGGGCCTGCTCACCTGGAACGGAGGCGACCCGCTCAACTCGTCGTCCTGGGTCAAGTCCGCGAACCCGATCTTCACCCGCAACAACGCCGCCGGAGTGTACGGACCAGGCCACAACGGGTTCTTCAAATCCCCCGACGGCACCGAAGACTGGATCGTCTACCACGCCACCACTTCGTCCGCCGGCAACTGCGACCTGAACCGGTCGACACGGGCGCAGAAGATCTCGTGGAACGCCGACGGGACGCCGAATTTCGGTACGCCCGTCGGACTCGGGGTGAGCCTCACCGCCCCTTCAGGTGAACCCACCTCCTGA
- the yjfF gene encoding galactofuranose ABC transporter, permease protein YjfF: MTTVPVRQRWRPQERHIPVLATLGLLALMYGLGSLRYIGFNDPQIILNVFIDNAFILVVAVGMTFVILTGGIDLSVGSVVALTTMLTAVLLEQAHWPVPLVILAGLAVGAALGFGMGCIIHFFEIQPFIVTLAGMFLARGICYAISTSSIPINDPFWTYMGRSLKFGSLKVTWSVLIAVAVVVIAALVLAFTKLGRDAYAVGGNPQSALLMGLPVGRTRIAVYTISGLCSALGGVLFTFYLPSGNSLHAIGMELTVIAAVVIGGTLLTGGTGYVWGTALGVLALGLIQTIITFEGTLSSWWTKMVIGILLFVFILLQRLIAARRPT; this comes from the coding sequence CGCTGGGCCTGCTGGCCCTGATGTACGGGCTGGGCTCGCTGCGCTACATCGGCTTCAACGACCCGCAGATAATCCTGAACGTCTTCATCGACAACGCGTTCATCCTCGTGGTCGCGGTCGGCATGACCTTCGTGATCCTGACCGGCGGCATCGACCTGTCGGTCGGCTCCGTCGTCGCCCTGACGACGATGCTGACCGCGGTGCTGCTGGAACAGGCACACTGGCCGGTGCCGCTGGTGATCCTCGCCGGGCTGGCGGTCGGCGCCGCACTCGGCTTCGGCATGGGCTGCATCATCCACTTCTTCGAGATCCAGCCGTTCATCGTCACCCTCGCCGGGATGTTCCTCGCCCGCGGCATCTGCTACGCCATCAGCACCTCCTCCATCCCGATCAACGATCCCTTCTGGACCTACATGGGCAGGTCGCTCAAATTCGGGTCGCTGAAAGTGACCTGGAGCGTGCTCATCGCCGTCGCGGTCGTCGTGATCGCAGCGCTCGTGCTGGCGTTCACCAAACTCGGGCGCGACGCGTACGCTGTCGGCGGCAACCCGCAGTCCGCGCTGCTCATGGGGCTACCCGTCGGGCGTACGCGCATCGCCGTCTACACGATCAGCGGCCTGTGCTCGGCGCTGGGCGGCGTCCTGTTCACCTTCTACCTGCCGTCAGGCAACAGCCTGCACGCCATCGGCATGGAGCTGACCGTGATCGCCGCCGTCGTCATCGGCGGTACGCTGCTCACCGGCGGCACCGGTTACGTCTGGGGCACCGCGCTCGGCGTACTGGCGCTGGGCCTGATCCAGACCATCATCACCTTCGAGGGAACCCTCTCGTCGTGGTGGACCAAGATGGTCATCGGCATCCTGCTGTTCGTGTTCATCCTGCTCCAGCGGCTCATCGCCGCCCGCCGCCCCACCTAA